A genomic region of Deinococcus sp. KSM4-11 contains the following coding sequences:
- a CDS encoding intradiol ring-cleavage dioxygenase translates to MNPPHDPRLTAPHLDDDNDDELVGSILSRRRALRLLGLGGSVAALAAGGVVAQRAGGPAGAGGTSAGTSGATGLPGCVVRPAMTEGPYFVESEPRRSDLRKDTTTGKVSAGVPLTLTFVVSKVAVGSCTPRGSVLIDVWHCDALGVYSGVSGNTGNFLRGSLVTDAQGKASFTTVYPGWYQGRAVHIHFKLRPLDASGKATGEFTSQLFFPESVNSAVFARAPYSQKGPKADTPNAQDGIYRNGGSQLLLDVKGDASKGYTATFDVGLNLG, encoded by the coding sequence ATGAACCCACCCCACGATCCCCGCCTGACCGCTCCCCACCTGGACGACGACAATGACGATGAACTGGTCGGCAGCATCCTCAGCCGCCGCCGCGCCCTGAGACTGCTCGGACTGGGAGGAAGCGTGGCGGCCCTCGCTGCCGGAGGAGTCGTCGCCCAGCGGGCCGGTGGCCCGGCCGGTGCGGGCGGCACCAGCGCCGGCACGAGTGGCGCGACCGGCCTGCCCGGCTGCGTGGTGCGGCCCGCCATGACGGAAGGGCCGTACTTCGTGGAGAGCGAACCGCGCCGGTCGGATCTCCGCAAGGACACTACGACGGGCAAGGTCAGCGCGGGCGTGCCACTGACGCTGACCTTCGTGGTGAGCAAGGTCGCCGTGGGCAGCTGTACGCCACGCGGGAGCGTGCTGATCGACGTGTGGCACTGCGACGCGCTGGGCGTGTATTCAGGAGTCAGCGGCAACACAGGGAATTTCCTGCGCGGCTCGCTCGTCACCGACGCGCAGGGCAAGGCCAGCTTCACGACCGTCTACCCCGGCTGGTACCAGGGCCGCGCCGTGCACATCCACTTCAAGTTGCGCCCCCTGGACGCCAGCGGCAAGGCCACCGGGGAGTTCACGTCGCAGCTGTTCTTCCCCGAGAGCGTGAACAGCGCCGTCTTCGCGCGCGCTCCGTACAGCCAGAAAGGCCCGAAGGCCGATACCCCGAACGCCCAGGACGGCATCTACCGCAACGGCGGCAGCCAGCTTCTGCTGGATGTGAAAGGCGACGCCAGCAAGGGCTACACGGCGACCTTCGACGTCGGACTGAATCTCGGCTGA
- a CDS encoding DUF6683 family protein → MAATALVGLLGWSGQAQFFTPSFQNYQTFAQRSVGYVAATVRPDFTAKAVQQALSPQTTPVKYKYALSRSDFPFKGSPTQQKTCAAMVQKPDDQRQMATLCLKLFAAAQDIPDFRKNNLASGLALLIGVSLQVSTGSELTDAETDALYRGLNDVLIDAGVMKGKPAEIQAMYETAVMTGALIAGVAQVGTDDHNADMTTVAQTLALVVLKGFGLK, encoded by the coding sequence GTGGCGGCCACGGCACTGGTGGGGCTTCTGGGCTGGAGTGGGCAGGCCCAGTTTTTCACGCCTTCATTTCAGAACTACCAGACCTTCGCGCAGCGTTCGGTCGGCTATGTGGCCGCCACGGTCAGGCCGGACTTCACCGCGAAGGCCGTGCAGCAGGCACTCTCGCCCCAGACGACCCCCGTGAAGTACAAGTACGCCCTGTCCAGAAGCGACTTCCCGTTCAAGGGGAGCCCCACCCAGCAGAAGACCTGCGCCGCCATGGTGCAGAAACCGGACGACCAGCGGCAGATGGCCACGCTGTGCCTGAAGCTGTTCGCCGCGGCCCAAGACATTCCGGACTTCCGCAAGAACAACCTCGCGTCCGGTCTGGCCCTGCTGATCGGGGTCAGTCTTCAGGTCAGCACGGGCAGCGAGCTCACGGATGCGGAAACGGACGCCCTGTACCGGGGCCTGAATGACGTGCTGATCGACGCGGGTGTCATGAAGGGCAAGCCCGCCGAGATCCAGGCCATGTACGAGACCGCCGTCATGACCGGCGCGCTGATCGCGGGCGTGGCCCAGGTCGGCACCGACGACCACAACGCGGACATGACGACCGTGGCCCAGACGCTGGCCCTCGTCGTGCTCAAGGGCTTCGGGTTGAAGTGA
- the ilvD gene encoding dihydroxy-acid dehydratase, with protein MTTTSRKKLNWNSHHVTQGDERAPNRAMLRAVGFEDGDFDKPIIGVAHAQSNITPCNNGLGELADHITGAIREGGGMPQVYATITVSDGISMGTEGMKCSLVSREVIADSIETVSRGQSHDGVIVVGGCDKNMPGAMIGIARLNIPAVFVYGGTIKPGHYAGKDLTIVSVFEAVGAFGAGKISREDFTEIEKRACPGNGSCGGMYTANTMSSAFEAMGMSLPFSSTMSAVDAEKAVSSADSARALLGLIEKDIRPLDILTKQAFENAITVIMAVGGSTNAVLHLMAIAHACDIDLTLEDFERIRERTPVFCDLKPSGKYVATDLHAVGGIPRVMKMLLKEGLLHGDCLTVTGRTIAENLADEQDVPDDGQDVIRPYDQPVYTEGHLAILRGNLATEGSVAKISGLKHIKITGPARVFDSEEACMHAIMADQINAGDVLVIRYEGPKGGPGMREMLSPTSAIIGKGLGDSVGLITDGRFSGGTFGLVVGHVAPEAYVGGTIALVHEGDTIELNAETLQLTLHVDEAEIERRRAAWVAPEPRYKRGVLAKYAKLVSSASVGAYTD; from the coding sequence ATGACCACCACGAGCAGGAAGAAGTTGAACTGGAACAGCCACCACGTCACGCAGGGCGACGAGCGGGCCCCGAACCGCGCGATGCTGCGGGCGGTGGGGTTCGAGGACGGCGATTTCGACAAGCCGATCATCGGGGTGGCACACGCGCAGAGCAACATCACGCCGTGCAACAACGGTCTGGGCGAACTGGCTGACCACATCACCGGGGCAATCCGCGAGGGCGGCGGGATGCCGCAGGTCTACGCGACCATCACCGTGTCGGACGGCATTTCGATGGGCACCGAGGGCATGAAGTGCTCGCTGGTCAGCCGCGAGGTCATCGCGGACTCCATCGAGACGGTGAGCCGGGGCCAGTCGCACGACGGCGTGATTGTGGTGGGCGGCTGCGACAAGAACATGCCGGGCGCGATGATCGGCATTGCGCGGCTGAACATTCCGGCGGTGTTCGTGTACGGCGGCACCATCAAGCCCGGCCATTACGCCGGAAAAGATCTGACCATCGTGAGCGTGTTCGAGGCGGTCGGGGCCTTCGGGGCGGGCAAGATCAGCCGCGAGGACTTCACCGAAATCGAGAAGCGCGCGTGCCCCGGCAACGGCTCGTGCGGCGGCATGTACACCGCGAATACCATGAGCAGCGCCTTCGAGGCGATGGGCATGAGCCTGCCTTTCTCCAGCACCATGAGCGCTGTGGACGCCGAGAAGGCCGTGAGCAGCGCCGACTCCGCCCGCGCGTTGCTGGGACTGATCGAGAAGGACATCCGCCCGCTGGACATCCTGACCAAACAGGCCTTCGAGAATGCCATCACCGTCATCATGGCCGTGGGTGGGTCCACCAACGCCGTGCTGCACCTGATGGCCATCGCACACGCCTGCGACATCGACCTCACCCTGGAGGACTTCGAGCGCATCCGTGAGCGCACGCCGGTCTTCTGCGACCTGAAACCCAGCGGCAAGTACGTGGCGACCGACCTGCACGCGGTGGGCGGCATTCCGCGCGTGATGAAGATGCTGCTGAAAGAGGGCCTGCTGCACGGCGACTGCCTCACCGTGACCGGCAGAACCATCGCCGAGAACCTCGCAGATGAGCAGGACGTGCCAGACGACGGCCAGGACGTCATCCGGCCCTACGACCAGCCCGTGTACACCGAGGGCCACCTCGCCATCCTGCGCGGGAACCTTGCCACTGAGGGCTCCGTGGCCAAGATCAGCGGCCTCAAGCACATCAAGATCACCGGCCCGGCCCGCGTGTTCGACAGCGAGGAAGCCTGCATGCACGCCATCATGGCCGACCAGATCAACGCCGGCGACGTGCTGGTCATCCGCTACGAGGGACCGAAAGGTGGCCCCGGCATGCGTGAGATGCTCTCCCCCACCAGCGCCATCATCGGCAAGGGTCTGGGCGACAGCGTGGGCCTGATCACCGACGGGCGCTTCTCGGGCGGCACCTTCGGCCTGGTGGTGGGACACGTCGCGCCGGAGGCCTACGTCGGCGGCACCATCGCCCTGGTGCACGAGGGCGACACCATCGAACTGAACGCCGAGACGCTGCAACTCACCCTGCACGTGGACGAAGCCGAGATCGAGCGCCGCCGCGCCGCCTGGGTCGCGCCGGAACCCCGCTATAAGCGCGGTGTGCTCGCCAAGTACGCGAAGCTGGTCAGCAGCGCGAGCGTCGGCGCGTATACGGACTGA
- a CDS encoding glycosyltransferase gives MSPEPLRALILSASFGNGHHQANDAVDRALRATGQDIDAHHADFLVYLSKVERAITAGTYDWWLRHAPGMYRAFYDWTDRDSEPQVVTGAFSTLGLRGLLADIERTRPEVVLSSYPSPVALADAVRQRLGVAFLNALVVTDYRVHHHWARPDADLILVPTAEAHEQMRGWRIPEERIEVTGIPIAPVYGALIGADRAALRERHGLRADRPLIMISGGGTGAFRALGRVLGELSNLGRPVQVLVMAGARGRGTEQVGSATLHRLGFSTDFPELLAASDLVVGKAGGLTVAEATTLGVPFVIHEPIPGQEEHNTLYLERHGAAHWARQIGDLRPAVLRALDVDEHGRMAAASAALGVPDAADRVASALLRRLGRA, from the coding sequence GTGAGCCCGGAGCCGCTGCGCGCCCTGATCCTCTCCGCGTCGTTCGGAAACGGGCACCACCAGGCGAACGACGCGGTCGACCGGGCCCTGCGCGCCACCGGCCAGGACATCGACGCCCACCACGCGGATTTCCTCGTGTACCTGAGCAAGGTCGAGCGGGCCATCACGGCGGGCACCTACGACTGGTGGCTGCGCCACGCGCCCGGCATGTACCGCGCGTTCTACGACTGGACGGATAGGGACAGCGAGCCGCAGGTCGTGACCGGGGCGTTCTCCACCCTGGGCCTGCGGGGCCTGCTGGCGGACATCGAGCGCACGCGGCCCGAGGTGGTGCTCAGCTCGTACCCCAGTCCGGTCGCGCTGGCCGACGCGGTTCGTCAGCGGCTGGGCGTGGCCTTCCTGAATGCGCTGGTGGTCACGGACTACCGGGTTCATCACCACTGGGCGCGGCCGGACGCCGACCTGATCCTGGTGCCCACGGCCGAGGCCCACGAGCAGATGCGGGGCTGGCGTATCCCCGAGGAGCGGATCGAGGTGACAGGCATTCCCATCGCGCCCGTGTACGGCGCGCTGATCGGCGCGGATCGCGCGGCCCTGCGGGAACGTCACGGCCTGCGGGCCGACCGGCCGCTGATCATGATCTCGGGCGGCGGCACGGGCGCCTTCCGGGCGCTGGGGCGGGTGCTGGGCGAACTCTCGAACCTGGGGCGGCCGGTGCAGGTGCTGGTCATGGCCGGCGCCCGCGGGCGGGGCACGGAACAGGTGGGGAGCGCGACCCTGCACCGCCTTGGCTTCTCCACAGACTTCCCGGAGCTGCTGGCCGCGTCGGACCTGGTGGTCGGCAAGGCGGGCGGCCTGACGGTGGCCGAGGCGACCACTCTGGGCGTGCCCTTCGTGATCCACGAGCCCATTCCCGGCCAGGAGGAGCACAACACGCTGTACCTGGAACGGCACGGAGCGGCCCACTGGGCGCGGCAGATCGGCGATCTGCGCCCCGCAGTCCTGCGGGCCCTGGATGTGGACGAGCACGGCCGCATGGCCGCCGCGTCGGCCGCGCTGGGCGTGCCGGACGCCGCCGACCGCGTAGCCTCGGCGCTGCTGCGCCGTCTGGGCCGCGCGTGA
- the fabZ gene encoding 3-hydroxyacyl-ACP dehydratase FabZ: protein MDPIMIQDVLKTLPHRFPFLLVDRVLSVEGGVVHAVKNVTINEPFFPGHFPQEPVMPGVLIVEALAQASFFCMQEALEPGMIGYLAGIEGARFKRKVVPGDQLHLHAKLEFARRGLGKTTCRAEVDGVVAAEATILFAVGRG from the coding sequence ATGGATCCGATCATGATTCAGGACGTACTGAAGACCCTGCCGCACCGCTTCCCGTTCCTGCTGGTCGACCGGGTGCTGAGCGTGGAGGGTGGCGTGGTGCATGCTGTCAAGAACGTCACCATCAACGAGCCGTTCTTTCCCGGTCACTTCCCGCAGGAGCCGGTGATGCCCGGCGTGCTGATCGTCGAGGCGCTGGCCCAGGCAAGCTTCTTCTGCATGCAGGAGGCGCTGGAACCCGGCATGATCGGCTACCTGGCCGGGATCGAGGGAGCACGGTTCAAGCGCAAGGTGGTGCCCGGCGACCAGTTGCACCTGCACGCCAAGCTGGAATTCGCGCGGCGTGGCCTGGGCAAGACCACCTGCCGCGCCGAGGTCGACGGCGTGGTGGCGGCCGAGGCGACCATCCTGTTCGCCGTGGGCAGGGGCTAA
- a CDS encoding acyl-CoA dehydrogenase encodes MTATLAAPDGMSFALSDDQRLILAHVRDYCRAEIASHAAAFDRSGEYPRGQLRGLAALGLLGATIPERWGGAGLDSVTYALCLEEIAAADASVAVIVSVQNGLPEQMILNYGTDRQRETFLTPLASGEHIGAFCLTEGHAGSDAASLRLKAVRDGDDWLLSGTKAWITSGGQADTYLVMARTGGPGARGVSCFIVPSPTPGLSFGKPEEKLGLHASHTTTVSFEDVRIPHAYMVGDEGQGLIIALASLDGGRIGIAMQALGIARSALEHAARYANEREQFGKKLREFEGVSFKIARMAARIESARLVALKAAWLKDQGQPYGKEASIAKLLASEAAVDATRDAIQIFGGNGYSREYPVERLYRDAKVTEIYEGTSEIQQLVISRAVFSDLER; translated from the coding sequence ATGACCGCCACCCTCGCCGCTCCGGACGGCATGTCCTTCGCCCTGTCCGACGACCAGCGCCTGATCCTCGCGCACGTCCGCGATTACTGCCGGGCCGAGATCGCCTCCCACGCCGCCGCCTTCGACCGCAGCGGCGAGTACCCCCGTGGGCAGCTGCGTGGCCTCGCGGCGCTGGGCCTGCTGGGCGCGACCATCCCGGAACGCTGGGGCGGCGCGGGCCTGGACTCCGTGACCTACGCCCTGTGCCTGGAGGAGATCGCCGCCGCCGACGCCAGCGTGGCCGTGATCGTGAGCGTGCAGAACGGCCTGCCCGAACAGATGATCCTGAACTACGGTACGGACAGGCAGCGCGAGACCTTTCTGACGCCCCTCGCCAGCGGGGAACACATCGGCGCGTTCTGCCTGACAGAGGGGCACGCGGGCAGCGACGCCGCCAGCCTGAGGCTGAAGGCCGTGCGCGACGGTGACGACTGGCTCCTCAGCGGCACCAAGGCGTGGATCACCAGCGGCGGGCAGGCCGACACCTACCTCGTCATGGCCCGCACGGGCGGCCCCGGAGCACGGGGCGTGAGCTGCTTCATCGTGCCCAGCCCCACGCCGGGCCTGAGCTTCGGCAAACCCGAGGAGAAACTCGGCCTGCACGCGTCGCACACCACCACCGTCAGCTTCGAGGACGTCCGTATTCCCCACGCGTACATGGTCGGAGACGAGGGACAGGGCCTGATCATCGCCCTGGCCAGCCTGGACGGTGGGCGCATCGGGATCGCCATGCAGGCCCTCGGGATCGCCCGCAGCGCCCTGGAGCACGCCGCCCGCTACGCCAACGAGCGCGAGCAGTTCGGCAAGAAACTCCGCGAGTTCGAGGGCGTGTCCTTCAAGATCGCCCGCATGGCCGCCCGCATCGAGAGCGCCCGCCTCGTCGCCCTGAAGGCCGCGTGGCTCAAGGATCAGGGCCAGCCCTACGGCAAGGAGGCCAGCATCGCCAAGCTCCTGGCCAGCGAGGCGGCCGTGGACGCCACCCGCGACGCCATCCAGATCTTCGGCGGCAACGGCTACAGCCGCGAATACCCGGTCGAGCGCCTGTACCGCGACGCGAAGGTCACCGAGATCTACGAGGGCACCAGCGAAATCCAGCAGCTCGTGATCAGCCGCGCGGTGTTCAGCGACCTGGAGCGCTGA
- a CDS encoding GNAT family N-acetyltransferase produces the protein MTSPVAPTLTTSRLLLRPHRADDLEACLELWQDSVVTRHTSGRPLSRQDVWTRLLRHPGHWALLGFGYWVVEERETGRFVGEIGLGRFKRDLLAGQPELDAMPEAGWVTLPWAHGRGYAHEAVSAALAWRDENVPGPATFCIISPENAASVRLAERVGFAVTGEAGSPEDRVLVLTRLLK, from the coding sequence ATGACCTCGCCTGTCGCTCCCACCCTCACGACTTCCCGCCTGCTGCTGCGCCCGCACCGGGCCGACGATCTGGAGGCGTGCCTGGAACTGTGGCAAGACTCGGTCGTCACGCGCCATACCAGCGGCCGGCCCCTGTCGCGGCAGGACGTGTGGACGCGGTTGCTGCGGCATCCGGGGCACTGGGCGCTGCTGGGGTTCGGGTACTGGGTGGTCGAGGAACGTGAGACCGGTCGCTTCGTGGGCGAGATCGGCCTGGGCCGCTTCAAGCGCGACCTCCTGGCCGGACAGCCGGAACTGGACGCCATGCCCGAGGCAGGCTGGGTCACCCTGCCGTGGGCCCATGGGCGGGGGTACGCGCACGAGGCCGTGTCGGCGGCGCTGGCGTGGCGGGATGAGAATGTGCCGGGCCCCGCGACCTTCTGCATCATCAGTCCGGAGAACGCGGCTTCCGTGCGGCTGGCCGAGCGGGTGGGGTTCGCGGTGACGGGCGAGGCTGGTTCACCGGAAGATCGGGTGCTGGTGCTCACCCGCTTGCTGAAATGA
- a CDS encoding rod shape-determining protein: MRLSEDIGIDLGTATFLIYSKSRGLVLQEPSVIAMARDSKQVKAVGEEAYRMIGRTPGGIVAVRPIKDGVIADEGLTEKMITMFLQKVQGSAGRLFGFKPQLMVGVPSNVSDVEKRAVLRAALNANAKRAFLIEEPLAAAIGAGLKIAEPIGSMVVDIGGGSTDVAVISLGGIVVSESMRIAGNEFDESIIRYVRRKHNVLIGERTAEEIKVKVGAAMLLDDAENLTAEVRGRDLVNGLPKTISLDSRDVVEALSEPVTKIVDGVKRVLEITPPELVSDIIDRGIVMTGGGSLLRNFDELLRQTTGIPVAVAENAVEAVAVGTGMALEMIPVLGDSLVSSDNYLRR, from the coding sequence GTGAGGCTGTCAGAAGATATTGGTATCGACCTGGGAACGGCAACGTTCCTGATTTACAGCAAGAGCCGCGGACTGGTGCTCCAGGAGCCCAGCGTGATCGCCATGGCGCGCGACAGCAAGCAGGTGAAGGCCGTGGGCGAAGAGGCCTACCGCATGATCGGGCGCACGCCCGGCGGGATCGTGGCCGTGCGGCCCATCAAGGACGGCGTGATTGCCGACGAGGGCCTGACCGAGAAGATGATCACCATGTTCCTGCAGAAAGTGCAGGGCAGTGCCGGACGCCTGTTCGGCTTCAAGCCGCAACTGATGGTGGGTGTACCCAGCAATGTAAGCGACGTGGAAAAACGCGCCGTGCTGCGTGCCGCACTGAACGCCAATGCCAAGCGCGCCTTCCTGATCGAGGAGCCGCTGGCCGCCGCGATCGGCGCGGGCCTGAAGATCGCTGAACCCATCGGCTCGATGGTCGTGGACATCGGCGGGGGCAGCACGGACGTGGCCGTGATCTCGCTGGGCGGCATCGTGGTGTCGGAATCCATGCGGATCGCCGGGAACGAGTTCGACGAGAGCATCATCCGCTACGTCCGGCGCAAGCACAACGTCCTGATCGGGGAACGCACGGCCGAGGAGATCAAGGTGAAGGTCGGCGCGGCCATGCTGCTCGACGACGCCGAGAACTTGACGGCCGAGGTGCGTGGCCGCGACCTGGTGAACGGCCTGCCCAAGACCATCTCGCTCGACAGCCGCGACGTGGTCGAGGCGCTCTCGGAACCCGTCACGAAGATCGTGGACGGCGTCAAGCGCGTGCTGGAGATCACGCCGCCGGAACTCGTGAGCGACATCATCGACCGGGGCATTGTCATGACCGGCGGCGGCTCGCTGCTGCGGAACTTCGACGAACTGCTGCGCCAGACGACCGGCATCCCCGTCGCAGTGGCGGAGAACGCCGTCGAGGCGGTCGCGGTCGGCACTGGCATGGCGCTGGAAATGATCCCTGTGCTGGGCGACTCGCTGGTGTCCAGCGACAATTACCTGCGCCGCTAA
- a CDS encoding polysaccharide deacetylase family protein: MSRRWVALGAGVLGYLGLPYLLVQWANLGLLREGKRARLEIALTFDDGPQPATTPAVLDALRDAGMHATFFVLAAHAQAHPALIRRMLDEGHEVQAHAVKHVHAWWRSPWGAFRDPGEAARRIGAVTGQPVTLHRPPHGAYTLATILGQRVAGLTGAHWSLEGGDWRRNAMPDGVRTALLERLVPGAVVVLHDAGPGARVTVPMLPALLGALRARGYTSVPLSRLEGATPVNAAALNRRAFIALDRLFDRLGGIRPAGGLADNIFRVGLAAFPMQEVTLHDGLTATRGMPGVEFHVNNPVLVDLGPRASVRRGRQDFRALARDLQTVPEYRDAQVVYCLSALAPLLALVGFETHDLPEGQTRRLQSWANMLRRAYGNPPEAKAPKLSVLSRDAFLRLYGER; this comes from the coding sequence GTGAGCCGCCGCTGGGTGGCCCTCGGGGCGGGCGTGCTGGGGTACCTCGGCCTGCCGTATCTACTGGTGCAGTGGGCGAACCTGGGTCTGCTGCGCGAGGGAAAGCGCGCCCGCCTGGAGATCGCCCTGACCTTCGACGACGGCCCACAGCCCGCGACCACGCCGGCAGTGCTGGACGCGCTGAGGGACGCGGGCATGCACGCCACGTTCTTCGTCCTCGCCGCACACGCGCAGGCCCACCCGGCGCTGATCCGCCGCATGCTGGACGAGGGCCACGAGGTGCAGGCGCATGCCGTGAAGCACGTCCACGCGTGGTGGCGCTCTCCCTGGGGGGCGTTCCGCGATCCTGGCGAGGCGGCACGCCGGATCGGGGCCGTCACCGGCCAGCCCGTGACGCTGCACCGCCCTCCACACGGCGCGTATACCCTCGCCACCATCCTCGGCCAGCGGGTGGCGGGGCTGACCGGCGCGCACTGGAGTCTGGAGGGAGGCGACTGGCGCAGGAACGCCATGCCAGACGGCGTACGCACGGCCCTGCTGGAGCGCCTGGTGCCCGGCGCCGTGGTCGTCCTGCACGATGCCGGGCCGGGAGCGCGGGTCACGGTGCCCATGCTGCCGGCCCTGCTCGGCGCTCTGCGGGCCCGTGGCTACACGTCCGTCCCCCTGTCCCGCCTGGAGGGCGCGACGCCGGTGAACGCCGCGGCCCTGAACCGTCGCGCGTTCATCGCACTCGACCGGCTCTTTGACAGGTTGGGCGGCATCCGGCCCGCCGGCGGGCTCGCGGACAATATCTTCCGCGTGGGACTGGCAGCTTTCCCCATGCAGGAGGTGACCCTCCACGACGGTCTCACTGCCACGCGGGGCATGCCGGGCGTGGAATTCCACGTGAACAACCCGGTGCTCGTCGACCTGGGGCCGCGGGCCAGCGTGCGTCGTGGTCGCCAGGACTTCCGTGCGCTGGCCCGCGACCTCCAGACCGTTCCCGAGTACCGGGACGCACAGGTGGTCTATTGCCTGAGCGCTCTGGCCCCGCTGCTGGCCCTGGTCGGCTTCGAGACACACGACCTGCCGGAAGGGCAGACCCGCCGTCTGCAGAGCTGGGCGAACATGCTGCGCCGCGCCTACGGTAACCCGCCCGAGGCGAAGGCCCCGAAGCTGAGCGTCCTGTCCCGCGACGCGTTCCTGCGGCTCTACGGGGAACGCTAG
- a CDS encoding class I SAM-dependent methyltransferase, with translation MDYDAFADLYDHQYDLYRDDLHFYAGLGERANGPVLEIGAGTGRVTSFLARRGVAITGLEPSERMIERGRERAAKEQLSLAFVQGDARTFRLKQTFALAIAPFNALMHLYTPNEQLQALENIHAHLNSGAPFAFDLYVPRFGKANTMRHEGETFHSPDGARTDVFLVQRHDRVRQHITTEYHVDTTQPGGALTRRHYTLTQRYYTRYEVEWLLRYAGFESPRVTGSFQGGPLERGSDVMVFQTRAL, from the coding sequence GTGGATTACGACGCGTTCGCCGACCTATACGACCACCAGTACGACCTCTACCGCGACGACCTGCACTTCTACGCCGGCCTCGGTGAGCGGGCGAACGGCCCCGTGCTGGAGATCGGCGCGGGCACCGGGCGCGTCACGTCCTTCCTGGCCCGGCGCGGCGTGGCGATCACGGGACTGGAACCCAGTGAACGCATGATCGAACGCGGCCGGGAGCGCGCCGCGAAGGAACAGCTGTCGCTTGCCTTCGTGCAGGGCGACGCCCGTACCTTCCGGCTGAAGCAGACGTTCGCGCTGGCCATCGCCCCGTTCAACGCGCTGATGCACCTCTACACGCCGAACGAGCAGCTTCAGGCCCTCGAGAACATCCACGCGCACCTGAACAGTGGCGCGCCATTCGCCTTCGACCTGTACGTGCCCCGCTTCGGCAAGGCCAACACCATGCGCCACGAGGGCGAGACGTTCCATTCACCCGATGGTGCCCGCACCGACGTCTTTCTGGTGCAGCGCCACGACCGGGTGCGTCAGCACATCACCACCGAGTACCACGTGGACACCACGCAGCCCGGCGGCGCCCTGACCCGCCGCCACTACACCCTGACCCAGCGCTACTACACCCGCTATGAGGTCGAGTGGCTCCTGCGCTACGCGGGCTTCGAATCCCCGCGCGTGACCGGTTCCTTCCAGGGCGGCCCGCTGGAACGGGGCAGCGACGTGATGGTCTTCCAGACACGGGCGCTGTAG
- a CDS encoding LptF/LptG family permease, translating into MTRLTHYVTAELIPPLLAGTLLFTAILSFGYFFVSSQWLAGVPVGLIARWIGFQVPDTLVKVLPMAVVLMTVVAFGRMSTERELIAVQSGGVSLGRAARPVAVVALLVTLLGVWLSLWVAPRSNVETRGLYWDALTGAGLGQLVGKTVDLGGGLTLALGGYDRTARTMRDVRVEKWIPGTPRTGTLIFARSGTFENNRLSLLDYTVFTVDYSAAAALSKVPEGDPLAFRAAVQAVFPNVILPEKATDALTVDTGLSRKQTLAQYADAIGADAQGWTELVATLRNPAASPADRQAARLSLNRKLALPFGNLVLALAALPFALRFGRTLSVSLGIALLIAVAYYLLFFVGLTVAAALPALPELGAWLANLVFAAAGLVLLRRT; encoded by the coding sequence TTGACCCGCCTGACCCACTACGTCACGGCCGAGCTCATCCCGCCCCTGCTGGCGGGCACGCTGCTGTTCACGGCCATCCTGTCGTTCGGGTATTTCTTCGTGTCGAGCCAGTGGCTCGCGGGCGTGCCTGTGGGCCTGATCGCCCGCTGGATCGGCTTCCAGGTTCCAGACACCCTGGTCAAGGTGCTGCCGATGGCGGTCGTGCTGATGACCGTCGTGGCCTTCGGGCGCATGAGCACCGAGCGGGAACTGATCGCCGTCCAGTCAGGCGGCGTGTCGCTGGGCCGTGCGGCGCGACCGGTCGCGGTGGTCGCCCTGCTGGTCACGCTGCTGGGCGTGTGGCTGAGCCTGTGGGTCGCGCCGCGCTCGAACGTGGAGACGCGCGGCCTGTACTGGGATGCCCTGACCGGCGCGGGCCTGGGCCAACTGGTCGGCAAGACGGTGGATCTGGGCGGAGGGTTGACCCTGGCGCTCGGCGGTTACGACCGCACGGCGCGCACCATGAGGGACGTGCGCGTGGAGAAGTGGATCCCGGGCACGCCGCGCACCGGGACGCTGATCTTCGCCCGGAGCGGCACCTTCGAGAACAACCGCCTGAGTCTGCTGGACTACACGGTGTTCACCGTGGACTATTCGGCCGCCGCCGCCCTGTCGAAGGTACCGGAGGGCGACCCGCTGGCCTTCCGGGCAGCCGTGCAGGCCGTGTTCCCGAACGTGATTCTCCCGGAGAAGGCCACAGACGCCCTGACCGTGGACACCGGCCTGAGCCGCAAGCAGACGCTCGCACAGTACGCCGACGCGATCGGCGCGGACGCCCAGGGCTGGACGGAACTCGTGGCGACCTTGCGGAACCCGGCGGCGTCCCCAGCCGACCGGCAGGCAGCGCGCCTCAGCCTGAACCGCAAGCTGGCGCTGCCGTTCGGGAACCTGGTGCTGGCCCTGGCGGCGCTGCCCTTCGCGCTGCGCTTCGGCCGCACCCTGAGCGTGAGCCTGGGGATCGCGCTCCTGATCGCCGTGGCGTACTACCTGCTGTTCTTCGTGGGCCTGACCGTGGCGGCCGCCCTGCCTGCCCTGCCGGAACTGGGCGCGTGGCTCGCCAACCTCGTGTTCGCCGCCGCCGGGTTGGTCCTGCTGAGGCGGACGTGA